The following DNA comes from Amycolatopsis albispora.
AGCAAGGAAAACCGGTCGAACAGCAGGCGCGGATCAGCACGCTGACGCCGAAGCAGCAGGCCGAGCCGAACCTGATCCCGGCGCCGGGCGCGGTCGCGCAGGCCGGGATCGGCGTCGGCCAGCCGATCGTGTTCCAGTTCAGCCAGCCGGTGAAGGGCGACGCCGCGAAGGCGAACGTGGAAAAGTCGCTGTCGGTGGTCTCCGAACCGGCGCAGGAGGGCGGCTGGTACTGGATCGACGACCAGAACGTGCACTACCGACCCAAGGAGTACTGGCGGCCCGGCACCACGCTGAAAGTGGCGGCGAAGGTGTACGGCGTCGATTTCGGCGGCGGTGTCTACGGCGCGCAGGACCGCGAGGAAACGTACCGGGTGCACGATTCCTGGGTGGCCAAGGCCGACGGCAACACCGAGCAGATGCAGATATTCCACAGTGGAGCGCTGGTGAAGACCATGCCGATCTCGATGGGCAAGGACGCCACGCCGACCCATCTCGGCGCGCACGTGATCTCCGAGAAGCACGAGAGCTACACCATGGACTCGTGCACCTACGGCGTCTGCCAGGGCTCCCCCGGTTACTACCGGACGCAGGAGAAGTGGTCGCTGCGGATCTCGAACGACGGCGAGTTCGTGCACGAGAACCCGAACAGCGTCGGCCAGCAGGGCAGCTCGAACGTCTCCCACGGCTGCATCAACCTCAACGCCGAGAACGCCAAGTGGTTCTTCGACAACCTCGGCCTCGGTGACGTGGTCGAGGTGACCAACTCCGGCGGCCCGCAGCTACCGGTCTGGGACCTCTACGGCGACTGGGCCGTGCCGTGGGAACAGTGGGTAGCCGGTAGCGCTCTGCACTAACGCCCTGGGCATTTCCTGAAGCGGCGGAGCCGCTTGCGGTGGGGCCGTCAACCGGCTCCGCCACCCGCACCGCCACGCAAACCACGTCAAGCATTCTCTTCGACCGGGTGGCCGCGCGTGGCCAGCACCACCGTCAGCACCAGCAACGCGCAGACCCCGGCGGTGAAGTGGATGGGCGCCGGGCTGAAGGTGGACAACAGCACCAGCACCGCGGCGACCGGGAAGCCGATCGCGATCGGGCGGCATTCGTTGCGCACGCCCACGTGCAGCACCCACACGCTGAGCAGGAACAACGCCACCGGGATCGTGGTGGCCAGCGCGGTGGCCACGCCGCCGATGTGCGCGGTGTGCGTGTCGTAGTCCACGGCCACCTCGATCCCGGCACCCAGCGCGGCCAGCGAAGCGAAGATCACGTAGTGCCCGTAACCCCAGTTGAGCGAGGCACGCAGGGTGGTCAGCCGAACGTGACCGGGCTGGTCGAAGTACAGCCACCACAGGGAGAACACGATCACCAGCGCGGCGACCGCCAGCGACACCAGGTCCGCCACGTGTCCTTCGGCGATGGCCTCACGGAAGGCGTTGGTGGAGCTGAGGATCGTTTCGCCGAGCACGATGATGGTGAACAGCCCGTACCGCTCGGCGATGTGGTGCCGGTGGTAGCTCGTGCCGTGCGCGCGTTCCGCGATCACCGGTGTGGCCAGCTCGAGCAGCACGAACACCAGGAACGCCGGAAGCTGCCACGCCGCGGGCAGGAACAGCCAGCCCACCCAGCAGAGCTGCGCGAGCACGATGCCCGCGGCGTACCGCAGCGACGTCGGACGGCAGTCCACATCGGACCGCGCCGCGCGCAGCCACTGGGTGACCATGGCCAGCCGCATCACCACGTACCCGATGATGATCACGCGGAAGTCGCCGTCGAAGGCGCGCTCGATGCCCGCCGCGACCACCAGGCTGCCCGCGATCTGCACCAGGGTGGTCAGCCGATACGGCCCGTCGTCGGTGTCGAAGGCCGAGGCGAACCAGGTGAAGTTCATCCACGCCCACCAGATGGCGAAGAACACCATCAGGAAGCCGACCAGCCCCTCCCCGGTGTGGTTCTCCGCGACGGCGTGGTGCAGCCCGGCGGCGGCCTGCGCGACAGCCACCACGAAGCAGAGGTCGAAGAGCAGTTCCAGCGGGGTCGCGGCGCGGTGTGGTTCGCGGGCGTCCCTGGCGCGCATCGGCCGGTACCAGACGCGGACGTGGTGGCGCTGCCGTTCCTCGGTGGTCACGGCCCGGGATCGTACTGGAGTGGGCCCGGGTTCTCCCCGTTCCCGAGCCCACCCCAGTGGTCCTTCGCGCGTGCTGCCCGTCCTCGGGTGACGCTCTCAGCGGTCACCGTGCGATCCCCCGCGGCCGTCGGCGACGGGCGGGCCGAGAGCTCCTCCCGGATGCGCGTCCGGGAGCCGATCCGGCACAAGCAGCTGACCGGAATTACCACAGCGGGTAACGGTTTCCCCCCTCACGAAGGTGCCAAAAGCCTGTCACAGTTGCTCTGCGTAGCGCCATTAGCTGACCGACGTGTCACCCGGATGGACTATCAACGAATACGCTGGGCGCTTCCCCGACTGCGACGCGCCGCCGCCGGAGCTCAAAAACGCCGAGCCCGAGCGCGACCGCGGTGAGCGCCGCCGCGCAGCCCATCGACACCGCCAGCGCCACCGGGTAATCCTCACCCGATCCGGTGACCACGGCGTGGAAAACCGAGGCGAGCAAGGCCGTGCCGATCGCCGTGCCGATGCGCTGCCCGGTCTGCAGCGCGCCCCCGGCCACCCCGGCCATCGCGGTCGGCACGCACTCCAGGGTCAGCGTGGTGTTCGGCGAGATCACCATGCCGCCGCCGAGCCCGCCGATCAGCAACGGCAACGCCACCGCGAATCCGGCGTGCTGCGGGAACAGCAGCACCGCCACGCCCGAGCCGACCATGCCGACCACCACCATGGTCAGCCCGGTCACCGTCAGCCGGCGACCCCAGCGCTCGACCAGCCTGCCCGCCACCACCGACGAAACCGCCGAGCCGACCGCGAACGGCGTCACCGCCAGCCCCGACTCCAGCGGCGTGTATCCCAGGCCCTGCTGGAAGAACATCGCAAAAACCAGCCAGATCCCGGTGAACGCGCAGAAGTAGACCGAGCCGAGCGTGGCGCCGCTGGTGAACCCGCGCACGCTGGTGAACAACCGGACGTCCAGCAGCGGCGCCCGCTCCAGCCGGACCAGCCGCCGTTCCCACCAGACAAAAACCGCACCCAGCAGCACGGCGAGCGGGAACATCCACCACAGGCCGGTGAGCCCGCCCTGCTCGGCCTCCATCACCGGGAACAGCACCCCGGCCACCGCCAGCCCGAGCAGCAACGCGCCGACGAAGTCCAGTTCGGACCCCAGCCCGCGCAGCCGCCGCGGTGACTTCGGCAGCAGCCTGGCCGCGAGCACCAGCGCCAGCGCACCGATCGGGATGTTCACGAAGAACACCCACCGCCAGCCGTCCGGATCACCGAACGCGGCCAGGATCACCCCGCCCAGCACCGGGCCGACCGCGGTGGACAGCCCGACCGTGGCCCCGAACATGCCGAACGCGCGCCCGCGTTCCGGGCCGGAGAACAACTCCTGGATCAGGCCGGTGTTCTGCGGGGTGAGCAGCCCGCCCGCGACGCCCTGCAGCAGCCGGGCCAGGATCAGCAGCAGCTCGGTCGGCGCGGCCCCGGCGAGCGCGCTGGTCAGCACAAAACCGGTGAGCGCGAACAGGAACATCCGCCGCCTGCCCAGCGCGTCGCCGAGCCTGCCGCCCGCCACCAGCACCAGGCCGAAGGTCAGCGCGTAACCGGAAACCACCCACTGCATGCCGCCGGCCGACGCCCCGAGGTCGCGCTGCATCGACGGCAGGGCCACGTTCACGATGCTGACGTCGAGCAGCACCATGAAGCCCGCGGTCAAGGTCACCGCGAGCGCCTTCCAGCGACGGGGATCGGGTTCGACGCGTTGACCGGCCTCGGCTGTGCTCACCCGACCATCGTCGCGCGGATCGGCAGCCCCGGCTCACCGGGGCCACCGAGATCACGTGTTCGCCGTGATGCCTTGAATGCTCTTCAACTCGCCCATCAGCATCGAACTGACCCGCACCGGGTAGTCGTCCAGCGCGTACATCCGCTGCCCCTGCTTGCCCATCAGCTTCAGGTGCGCCGGGGTGTCACCCTTGTGCGCCAGCAGGGTCGACTTCAGCTCGCTGACCACCGACTGGTCGAGCTTCTCCGCGGCGACCAGCAGCACCAGCGGCGGTTCCTCGTCCCCGATCGCGGCGTCGGACAGGTCCAGCGGCACCAGCCCGCCGCCGAACACCGACATCTTCTCCTCGCGCCAGTTGACCCGGCCCTTGACCAGCACCGCGTTGTCCTCGACCAGGTCCGCCGCGAAGATCGCGTAGGACTTCGGGAAGAACAGCACCTCCAGCGAGGCGTCCATGTCCTCCACCGTGCAGATCGCCCAGGGCTCGCCCTTCTTGTTGACCCGCCGCTCCAGCGACGTGATCAGCCCGGACACCACGATCTCGCCTTCCTTCGGCGGATCGGCCAGGATCGCCGCGATCGGCTTCTTCGCGTGCTTGCGCAGGATCCGCTCGGCCCCATCCAGCGGGTGCGCCGAAACGTAGAGGCCCAGCATCTCGCGCTCGTAGGAGAGCAGCTGCTTGCGCGGGTACTCCTCGTCGCTGAACTTCAGGTGCGCCAGCGGGGACGAAGCAGCCGCGGCGGCGGCGTCATCGGGTTCGTCACCCATCGGCCCGAACAGGTCGAACTGGCCCATCGCCTGCTGGCGCTTGAGCGGCACGACCGCTTCCACGGCCTCCTCGTGTGCCTGGACCATGGACAGCCGCGTGTTGCCCATGGAGTCGAAGGCCCCGGCCTTGATCAGCGACTCGATCACCCGCTTGTTGCAGGCCACCAGCTCCGACTTGTCCAGGAAGTCGGTGAACGAGGTGTACTTGCCCTTCTCCTCGCGGGTCTTGATGATCGACTCGACCACGTTCGCGCCGACGTTGCGGACCGCGCCCATGCCGAAGCGGATGTCGTCCCCGACGGCCGCGAACCGCTGGGCCGACTCGTTGACGTCCGGCGGCAGCACCTTGATCCCGAGGCGGCGGCACTCGGACAGGTAGATGGCCGACTTGTCCTTGTTGTCGCCGACCGAGGTCAGCAGCGCGGCCATGTACTCCGCGGTGTAGTTGGCCTTGAGGTACGCGGTCCAGTACGAGATCAGGCCGTAGGCGGCCGCGTGGCTCTTGTTGAACGCGTAGCCGGCGAACGGGAGGATCGTGTCCCAGAGCGCCTTGATCGCCTCGTCGGAGAAGCCGCCGGGCACCAGGTCGCTGGCCTTCATCCCGGCTTCGAAGCCCTCGAACTCCTTCTCGAGGACTTCCTGCTTCTTCTTGCCCATCGCGCGGCGGAGCACGTCCGCGCGGCCCATCGAGTAACCGGCCACCTTCTGGCCGATGTGCATGATCTGCTCCTGGTAGACGATCAGGCCGTAGGTGTCGGCCAGGATCTCCTTCAGGGGCTCGTCCAGCTCGGGGTGGATCGGCTTGACGTTCTGCCGCCCGTTCTTGCGGTCGGCGTAGTCGTTGTGCGCGTTCATGCCCATCGGGCCGGGGCGGTACAGCGCGCCGACCGCGACGATGTCGTCGAACCGCGTGGGCTGCATGCGGCGCAGCAGGTCACGCATCGGCCCGCCGTCCAGCTGGAACACGCCGAGCGTGTCACCGCGGGCGAGCAGCTTGTAGGTCTCCGGATCGTCGACGCCCAGGGTGTCGAGATCGATGTCGACCCCGCGGTTGGCCTTGATGTTGTCGATCGCGTCGCCGATGACGGTCAGGTTGCGCAGGCCGAGGAAGTCCATCTTCAGCAGGCCGATGGCCTCGCACGACGGGTAGTCCCAGCCGGTGATGATGGAGCCGTCGTCGCGCTGCCACAACGGGATCGCGTTGGTCAGCGGCTCGCTCGACATGATCACCGCGCAGGCGTGCACACCGGCGTTGCGGATCAGCCCTTCGAGGCCGCGCGCGGTCTCGAAGATGGTGGCGACCTCGGAGTCGGTCTCGATCAGCGAGCGCACCTCGGCGGCTTCGCCGTAGCGCTCGTGCTTGGGGTCGACGATGCCCGAGAGCGGGATGTCCTTGGCCATGATCGGCGGCGGCAGGGCCTTGGAGATCTTGTCCGCGATCGCGTAGCCGGGCTGTCCGTAGTGGACTCGTGCGGCGTCCTTGATCGCCGCCTTGGTCTTAATGGTGCCGAAGGTGATCACCTGGGCAACCTTGTCCACGCCGTACTTGTCGGTGGCGTAGCGGATCATCTCACCGCGGCGGCGGTCGTCGAAGTCGATGTCGATGTCGGGCATCGAGACGCGCTCGGGGTTGAGGAACCGCTCGAACAGCAGCTTCTGCGGGATCGGGTCCAGGTTGGTGATACCGAGCACGTAGGCGACCAGCGAACCGGCGGCCGAACCACGGCCCGGGCCGACGCGGATGCCGACGCGGCGGGCGTAGTTGATCAGGTCGGCGACGATCAGGAAGTAGGCGGGGAAGCCCTTGCCGATGATGACGTCCAGCTCGACCTCGAGGCGCTCCTGGTAGCCCTCGGGCGCGCCGTTGGGGAAACGCCACTTGAGGCCGCGCTGGACCTCCTCGCGCAGCCAGGCGCCCTGGTCGTAGCCCTCGGGCACCTCGAAGAACGGGAGGCGGTCCTTGTGCGCGTAGACCTCTTCGTAGGACTGGACGCGTTCGGCGATCATCAACGTCGAGTCCGCCGCGCCCGGGACCTCGGTGTCCCAGTACTCCCGCATCTCCGCCGCGGACTTCAGGTAGTAACCATCACCATCGAACTTGAACCGGTTCGGGTCATTCAGCGTCTTACCCGCCTGCACACACAGCAACGCACTGTGCGTATCCGCCTGATCCCGCGTCACATAATGCGAATCGTTCGTCGCCAGCGGCCGGATCCCCAGCTGCCTGCCGATCTCCAGCAGCCCCTCCCGCACCGACCGCTCGATCGGCAACCCGTGATCCATCAACTCCAGGAAGAAGTTGTCCGGCCCGAAAATGTCCTTGTAGTCCGACGCCGCCTGGATCGCCTCGGCCTTCTGCCCCAGCCGCAACCGCGTCTGCACCTCACCCGACGGGCACCCCGTCGTGGCGATGATCCCCTCGTGATGCTCCGAGATCAGCTCCCGATCCATCCGCGGCTTCCGGTAATACCCCTCCAGGCTCGCCAGCGACGACAACCGGAACAGGTTCCGCAACCCCGCCGCGTTCTCCGCCAGCATCGTCATGTGCGTGTAGGCGCCCCCACCCGAGACGTCCCCACCCTCACCGAACTCATCCGCGCCACGCTGGTTGGACTGCCCCCAGAACACCGGCTTCTTGTGGAACCGCGACTCCGGCGCCACATACGCCTCGATCCCGATGATCGGCGTGATCCCGGCCTTGCGGGCCTGCTGGTAGAACTCGTCCGCCCCGTACATGTTGCCGTGGTCGGTCATCCCCACCGCCGGCATCCCCAACCGCGACGCCTCCGCGAACAACGGCGCGATCTTCGCCGCACCGTCCAGCATCGAGTACTCGGTGTGCACATGCAGGTGGACAAAAGAGTCCTTGGACACCAGCAAAAACCTCCCCTGAACACCAACCGGCCGCGCCCGTCACCCGGGGGATCCACCCTATGCCAACCCAAGATCGTCAGCATCAGCGGCACGCCGCTCAGCCGAACCCCTCAGGTAAGCCGCACCCCTCGGCTCAAGCCCCCTTCAGCTCGGCGCAGCCGACCGCTGGAACTCCCTAGTGACCCAGCTCACCCGCGCGGCACACCAAGATCCACCCCGCGCCGCCCACCCCGCAGCTCAACGCGGAATTCCCGGCCCCGCAAGCCAAACCCGCCGGTATGCACCCGCCGTCCGGTCCGCTTGACAACGCCGAGCGCGCGACCGCACCATCACCCCTCGTGAACCTGTCAGACAGCCAGACAGTCGGACATACCGCCCGGCGGATGACCGCGATGGAGGCGGTGCTCGCCGGGCTCCGCGGCGCCATCGAGCGCGGAGACTACGCCGTCGGCGGCAAGCTGCCGTCGGAGGCCGCGCTGTCGGCGGAGTTCGAGGTCAGCCGCTCGGTGGTGCGCGAGGCGCTGCGCGCGCTGCAGGCACTCGGGCTGACCGTATCCCGCCCGGGCAAGGGCACCTTCGTCGCGGCCGCGGGCCCGGTGGAGAACCCGGTCTTCGGCGACTACTCGGCCCGCGACCTGTTCGAGGTCCGCAGGCACGTGGAGATCCCGGTCGCCGGGTACGCGGCCCTGCGCCGCGGCCAGGACGACCTCGACCTGCTCGAGCACCTGCTCGACAAGATGGGCGCCGAAACCGACAACACCGGCTGGGTGGCGCTGGACAGCCTGTTCCACATCACCATCGCCCAGGCCTCGGGCAACCCGGCCTTCGGCAAGGTCATCGAGGAGATCCGCGACGCGCTCTCCCGCCAGTCGAGCTTCCTCAACCAGCTCGGCGACCGCCAGGCCGAGTCCAACGCCGAGCACGCCGAAATCGTGCGCGCCATCGCCGACGGGGCCGAAGCGGCCGCCGTCGAAGCGATGACCCGGCACCTCGACAACGTCGAGCGAACCCTCGAAACCATCGTGCGCAAAGACGCGCACCGACCCTCGGAGCACCCGTGACGGACCAGATCCTGCAGCCGGCCAAGGCGACGGCCGAACCGGTCGACGCCGGGGACGCCGGCTACAGCAAGGCGCTCAAGCCGCGGCACATCAGCATGATCGCCATCGGCGGCGCCATCGGCACCGGCCTGTTCCTCGGCGCCGGCGGCAGGCTCGCCTCGGCGGGGCCCGCGCTCGCGGTCGCCTACGCCATCTGCGGCCTCTTCGCCTTCTTCGTGGTGCGCGCGCTCGGCGAGCTGATCCTGCACCGCCCGTCCTCCGGCGCGTTCGTCTCCTACGCGCGTGAGTTCATGGGCGAGAAGGGCGCCTACGTCGCCGGGTGGATGTACTTCCTCAACTGGGCCACCACCGGCATCGCGGACATCACCGCGATCGCGCTGTACGCCCACTTCTGGAGCTTCTTCACGCCGATCCCGCAGTGGGTGCTGGCGCTGGTCGCGCTGGCCATCGTGCTGGTGCTGAACCTGGTCTCGGTGAAGCTGTTCGGCGAGCTGGAGTTCTGGTTCGCCATCATCAAGGTGGCCGCGCTGGTCATCTTCATGGGCATCGGCATCTTCCTGCTGGTCACCGGCGACCCGATCAACGGCACCACGCCGAGCGTCGGCCTGCTCGGCAGCGAGGGCGGTTTCCTGCCGAACGGCCTGCTCCCGCTGGTGCTGGTGATCCAGGGCATCGTGTTCGCCTACGCCTCGGTCGAGCTGGTCGGCGTCACCGCCGGGGAGACCGCCGAACCGGCGAAGATCATGCCGAAGGCGATCAACTCGATCATGTGGCGGATCGGTGTCTTCTACGTCGGCTCGGTGGTGCTGCTGGCGATGCTGATGCCGTGGAGTTCCTACACCAAGGGCGAAAGCCCGTTCGTCACCGTGCTGTCGAACATCGGCATCCCCGCCGCGGGTGACGTGATGAACCTGGTGGTGCTGACCGCGGCGATGTCGAGCCTGAACTCCGGGCTGTACTCCACCGGCCGCATCCTGCGCTCGATGGCGGTGGCCGGTTCGGCGCCGAAGTTCACCGGCGTGATGAACCGCAACCACGTGCCCTACGGCGGCATCCTGCTCACCGCGGCGATCTGCGTGCTGGGCGTCGGCCTGAACTACGTGGTGCCCGCGGACGCCTTCGAGATCGTGCTGAACTTCGCCGCCATCGGCATCCTGTCCACCTGGGGCATCATCATGCTGTCGCACCTGCTGTTCTGGCGGAAGGCGAAGGCCGGGCTGGCGCAGCGGCCGTCGTTCCGGCTGCCCGGCTCCCCGGTCACCGAGATCGTCACCCTGGTCTTCCTGGCCAGCGTGGTGGTGCTGATGTGGTTCGACGAGCTGGGCAGGCTGACCCTGCTGTCGCTGCCCGCGATCGTGCTGGCGCTGGTGGTCGGCTGGTTCGTCGTCCGCAAGCGGGTGGACACCACGAAGGCACTGGGCGAGGGCAGGCCGTGATCGACCACGTTCCACTGCTCCACGTCCTGCGCGACGGGATGGTCGAGAGCGTCCACTTCGGCTCCGTCGTGGTGCTCGGCCCGGACGGCGAGGTGCGCTTCGCCACCGGTGACGTGAAGTCGCCCGGCTACCCGCGCTCGGCGGCGAAACCGCTGCAGGCGGTGGCGATGACCCGGCTCGGCCTCGACCTGCCGGACGACCTCCGCGCGCTGGTCGCGGCCAGCCACTCCGGCGAGGACTTCCACCTCGCCGGGGTCCGCCGCATCCTGGGCGACGCCGGGTGCACCCGGGCCGATCTCCGCAACCCGGTGGACCTGCCGTACGACCCGGTGGTCCGGGACGCCTGGCTGACCGCCGGGCGCCCGGCCAGCAAGCTCTCGCACAACTGCTCCGGCAAGCACGCGGCGATGCTGGCGGTCAGCCGCGACCACGGCTGGTCCACAAAGGACTACCTGCGGCCGGATCACCCGCTGCAGCGCGAGATCGCGAACGTGGTCACCGAGCTGTCCGGCGAGGAGATCGCGAAGGTGGCCGCCGACGGCTGCGGTGCCCCGCTGTTCTCGATCTCCCTGCTCGGGCTGACCAGGGCGATCGGGCGCATCGCGGCAGCCGACCCGGACACCGCCGAGGGCACCGTGGCGCACGCGATCCGGCGGCACCCGGAGATGGTGGCCGGGACCCGGCGTGACGTGACCAGGCTGATGCGGTCGGTGCCCGGCCTGATCGCGAAAGACGGATTCGAAGGCGTGCAGGTCGCCGCGCTGCCGGACGGCTCCGCGCTCGGCATCAAGATCGCCGACGGCGGCGACCGCGCCCGGCTGCCGGTCA
Coding sequences within:
- a CDS encoding L,D-transpeptidase codes for the protein MAPKKSLLLLPLAALLLLSACSAGDSGETAAPEPGQPVVRIEPAGGQDLSPVTPITVHTENAGLTEVTVANTARGTQVKGTLAPDRTSWTSAEPLGYGASYTITAKAVDQQGKPVEQQARISTLTPKQQAEPNLIPAPGAVAQAGIGVGQPIVFQFSQPVKGDAAKANVEKSLSVVSEPAQEGGWYWIDDQNVHYRPKEYWRPGTTLKVAAKVYGVDFGGGVYGAQDREETYRVHDSWVAKADGNTEQMQIFHSGALVKTMPISMGKDATPTHLGAHVISEKHESYTMDSCTYGVCQGSPGYYRTQEKWSLRISNDGEFVHENPNSVGQQGSSNVSHGCINLNAENAKWFFDNLGLGDVVEVTNSGGPQLPVWDLYGDWAVPWEQWVAGSALH
- a CDS encoding low temperature requirement protein A; this translates as MRARDAREPHRAATPLELLFDLCFVVAVAQAAAGLHHAVAENHTGEGLVGFLMVFFAIWWAWMNFTWFASAFDTDDGPYRLTTLVQIAGSLVVAAGIERAFDGDFRVIIIGYVVMRLAMVTQWLRAARSDVDCRPTSLRYAAGIVLAQLCWVGWLFLPAAWQLPAFLVFVLLELATPVIAERAHGTSYHRHHIAERYGLFTIIVLGETILSSTNAFREAIAEGHVADLVSLAVAALVIVFSLWWLYFDQPGHVRLTTLRASLNWGYGHYVIFASLAALGAGIEVAVDYDTHTAHIGGVATALATTIPVALFLLSVWVLHVGVRNECRPIAIGFPVAAVLVLLSTFSPAPIHFTAGVCALLVLTVVLATRGHPVEENA
- a CDS encoding MFS transporter, which produces MSTAEAGQRVEPDPRRWKALAVTLTAGFMVLLDVSIVNVALPSMQRDLGASAGGMQWVVSGYALTFGLVLVAGGRLGDALGRRRMFLFALTGFVLTSALAGAAPTELLLILARLLQGVAGGLLTPQNTGLIQELFSGPERGRAFGMFGATVGLSTAVGPVLGGVILAAFGDPDGWRWVFFVNIPIGALALVLAARLLPKSPRRLRGLGSELDFVGALLLGLAVAGVLFPVMEAEQGGLTGLWWMFPLAVLLGAVFVWWERRLVRLERAPLLDVRLFTSVRGFTSGATLGSVYFCAFTGIWLVFAMFFQQGLGYTPLESGLAVTPFAVGSAVSSVVAGRLVERWGRRLTVTGLTMVVVGMVGSGVAVLLFPQHAGFAVALPLLIGGLGGGMVISPNTTLTLECVPTAMAGVAGGALQTGQRIGTAIGTALLASVFHAVVTGSGEDYPVALAVSMGCAAALTAVALGLGVFELRRRRVAVGEAPSVFVDSPSG
- the dnaE gene encoding DNA polymerase III subunit alpha, producing the protein MSKDSFVHLHVHTEYSMLDGAAKIAPLFAEASRLGMPAVGMTDHGNMYGADEFYQQARKAGITPIIGIEAYVAPESRFHKKPVFWGQSNQRGADEFGEGGDVSGGGAYTHMTMLAENAAGLRNLFRLSSLASLEGYYRKPRMDRELISEHHEGIIATTGCPSGEVQTRLRLGQKAEAIQAASDYKDIFGPDNFFLELMDHGLPIERSVREGLLEIGRQLGIRPLATNDSHYVTRDQADTHSALLCVQAGKTLNDPNRFKFDGDGYYLKSAAEMREYWDTEVPGAADSTLMIAERVQSYEEVYAHKDRLPFFEVPEGYDQGAWLREEVQRGLKWRFPNGAPEGYQERLEVELDVIIGKGFPAYFLIVADLINYARRVGIRVGPGRGSAAGSLVAYVLGITNLDPIPQKLLFERFLNPERVSMPDIDIDFDDRRRGEMIRYATDKYGVDKVAQVITFGTIKTKAAIKDAARVHYGQPGYAIADKISKALPPPIMAKDIPLSGIVDPKHERYGEAAEVRSLIETDSEVATIFETARGLEGLIRNAGVHACAVIMSSEPLTNAIPLWQRDDGSIITGWDYPSCEAIGLLKMDFLGLRNLTVIGDAIDNIKANRGVDIDLDTLGVDDPETYKLLARGDTLGVFQLDGGPMRDLLRRMQPTRFDDIVAVGALYRPGPMGMNAHNDYADRKNGRQNVKPIHPELDEPLKEILADTYGLIVYQEQIMHIGQKVAGYSMGRADVLRRAMGKKKQEVLEKEFEGFEAGMKASDLVPGGFSDEAIKALWDTILPFAGYAFNKSHAAAYGLISYWTAYLKANYTAEYMAALLTSVGDNKDKSAIYLSECRRLGIKVLPPDVNESAQRFAAVGDDIRFGMGAVRNVGANVVESIIKTREEKGKYTSFTDFLDKSELVACNKRVIESLIKAGAFDSMGNTRLSMVQAHEEAVEAVVPLKRQQAMGQFDLFGPMGDEPDDAAAAAASSPLAHLKFSDEEYPRKQLLSYEREMLGLYVSAHPLDGAERILRKHAKKPIAAILADPPKEGEIVVSGLITSLERRVNKKGEPWAICTVEDMDASLEVLFFPKSYAIFAADLVEDNAVLVKGRVNWREEKMSVFGGGLVPLDLSDAAIGDEEPPLVLLVAAEKLDQSVVSELKSTLLAHKGDTPAHLKLMGKQGQRMYALDDYPVRVSSMLMGELKSIQGITANT
- a CDS encoding FadR/GntR family transcriptional regulator; this translates as MEAVLAGLRGAIERGDYAVGGKLPSEAALSAEFEVSRSVVREALRALQALGLTVSRPGKGTFVAAAGPVENPVFGDYSARDLFEVRRHVEIPVAGYAALRRGQDDLDLLEHLLDKMGAETDNTGWVALDSLFHITIAQASGNPAFGKVIEEIRDALSRQSSFLNQLGDRQAESNAEHAEIVRAIADGAEAAAVEAMTRHLDNVERTLETIVRKDAHRPSEHP
- a CDS encoding amino acid permease yields the protein MTDQILQPAKATAEPVDAGDAGYSKALKPRHISMIAIGGAIGTGLFLGAGGRLASAGPALAVAYAICGLFAFFVVRALGELILHRPSSGAFVSYAREFMGEKGAYVAGWMYFLNWATTGIADITAIALYAHFWSFFTPIPQWVLALVALAIVLVLNLVSVKLFGELEFWFAIIKVAALVIFMGIGIFLLVTGDPINGTTPSVGLLGSEGGFLPNGLLPLVLVIQGIVFAYASVELVGVTAGETAEPAKIMPKAINSIMWRIGVFYVGSVVLLAMLMPWSSYTKGESPFVTVLSNIGIPAAGDVMNLVVLTAAMSSLNSGLYSTGRILRSMAVAGSAPKFTGVMNRNHVPYGGILLTAAICVLGVGLNYVVPADAFEIVLNFAAIGILSTWGIIMLSHLLFWRKAKAGLAQRPSFRLPGSPVTEIVTLVFLASVVVLMWFDELGRLTLLSLPAIVLALVVGWFVVRKRVDTTKALGEGRP
- a CDS encoding asparaginase; this translates as MVESVHFGSVVVLGPDGEVRFATGDVKSPGYPRSAAKPLQAVAMTRLGLDLPDDLRALVAASHSGEDFHLAGVRRILGDAGCTRADLRNPVDLPYDPVVRDAWLTAGRPASKLSHNCSGKHAAMLAVSRDHGWSTKDYLRPDHPLQREIANVVTELSGEEIAKVAADGCGAPLFSISLLGLTRAIGRIAAADPDTAEGTVAHAIRRHPEMVAGTRRDVTRLMRSVPGLIAKDGFEGVQVAALPDGSALGIKIADGGDRARLPVTLAALGVLGVETGLDQDPSMRVTGELALAPVG